In one Macaca nemestrina isolate mMacNem1 chromosome 2, mMacNem.hap1, whole genome shotgun sequence genomic region, the following are encoded:
- the LOC105470042 gene encoding carboxypeptidase B → MLALLVLATVALASAHHGGEHFEGEKVFRVNVEDENHINVICNLASTTQIDFWKPDSVTQIKPHSTVDFRVKAEDIVTVENVLKQNELQHEVLISNLRNVVEAQFDSRVRATGHSYVKYNKWETIEAWTQQVATENPALISRSVIGTTFEGRDIYLLKVGKAGQNKPAIFIDCGFHAREWISPAFCQWFVREAVRTYGSEIQITELLNKLDFYILPVLNIDGYIYTWTKSRFWRKTRSTHAGSSCIGTDPNRNFDAGWCEIGASRNPCDETYCGPAAESEKETKALADFIRNNLSSIKAYLTIHSYSQMLIYPYSYAYKLGENNVELNTLAKAAVKELASLHGTKYTYGPGATTIYPAAGGSDDWAYDQGIRYSFTLELRDTGRYGFALPESQIRATCEETLLAIKYIASYVLEHLY, encoded by the exons ATGTTGGCGCTCTTGGTTCTGGCAACTGTGGCCCTGGCATCTGCTCATCATGGTGGTGAGCACTTTGAAGG CGAAAAGGTGTTCCGTGTTAACGTTGAAGATGAAAATCACATTAACGTAATCTGCAATTTGGCCAGCACCACCCAG ATTGACTTCTGGAAGCCAGATTCTGTCACACAAATCAAACCTCACAGTACAGTTGACTTCCGTGTTAAAGCAGAAGATATTGTCACTGTGGAGAATGTTCTAAAGCAGAATGAACTACAACACGA GGTACTGATAAGCAACCTGAGAAATGTGGTGGAGGCTCAGTTTGATAGCCGGGTTCGTGCAACAGGACACAGTTATGTGAAGTACAACAAGTGGGAAACG ATAGAGGCTTGGACTCAACAAGTCGCCACTGAGAATCCAGCCCTCATCTCTCGCAGTGTTATCGGAACCACATTTGAGGGACGTGATATTTACCTCCTCAAG GTTGGCAAAGCTGGACAAAATAAGCCTGCCATTTTCATAGACTGTGGTTTCCATGCCAGAGAGTGGATTTCTCCTGCATTTTGCCAGTGGTTTGTAAGAGAG GCTGTTCGTACCTATGGAAGTGAGATCCAAATAACAGAGCTTCTCAACAAGTTAGACTTTTATATCCTGCCTGTGCTCAATATCGACGGCTACATCTACACCTGGACCAAG AGCCGATTTTGGAGAAAGACTCGCTCCACCCATGCTGGATCTAGCTGCATTGGCACAGACCCCAACAGAAATTTTGATGCTGGTTGGTGCG AAATTGGAGCCTCTCGAAACCCCTGTGATGAAACTTACTGTGGACCTGCTGCAGAGTCTGAAAAGGAGACCAAAGCCCTGGCTGATTTCATCCGCAACAACCTCTCTTCCATCAAGGCATATCTGACAATCCACTCGTACTCCCAAATGTTAATCTACCCTTACTCATATGCTTACAAACTCGGTGAGAACAATGTTGAGTTG AATACCCTGGCTAAAGCTGCTGTGAAAGAACTTGCCTCACTGCACGGCACCAAGTACACATATGGCCCAGGAGCTACAACAATCT ATCCTGCTGCTGGGGGCTCTGACGACTGGGCTTATGATCAAGGAATCAGATATTCCTTCACCCTTGAACTCCGAGATACAGGCAGATACGGCTTTGCCCTTCCAGAATCCCAGATCCGGGCTACCTGCGAGGAGACCTTGCTGGCAATCAAGTACATTGCCAGCTATGTCCTGGAACACCTGTACTAG